The Rhinoraja longicauda isolate Sanriku21f chromosome 19, sRhiLon1.1, whole genome shotgun sequence genome includes a window with the following:
- the LOC144602874 gene encoding uncharacterized protein LOC144602874: MSETFQLATLGRPFQLGMLYDCRSDTLIPGVTLWDLQTLQSNLDRRDKPSTEFHIIASDSMKKKAAALNVSGSLKVSLLGGLVEVKGSAKYLSDTKESKQQARVTLQYKATTRFEQLTMSHLGRQNITYPGVFDEGSATHVITAVLYGAQAFFVFDQMASSAENTQDIQGNMGAMVKHLPKIAIQGEASVKMTKEQKSHSEKFSCTFYGDFSLKNNPNTFKDAINIYATLPNLLGPGGEHSVPITVWLYPLNKLDSKAAQLVRGISVGLVNRCQSVMEQLSEAVMRCNDLMKESVADQFPEIGNRILHFREMCLEYILVFQGNLARVLPSIRGGGEEEGLLQNILKNREQSPFKHQALTTWLDDKERERKVMRRYLSVCKDVPIVKSMGELDDKLMDLATDYVVCFTFTTLHREDCYLSEANNHLQSLTAQNMQVPNPADRACATGHSEHWFNLRSVSQKMDELFRSFLDFATANRADEKVKFLVSSVQNDSKVGASIYLYEGGFLENQCFEPPSQPEIPTVSGTTHDSVTLRLQPPRCGAGEVVGYKVEYQVSQQEEWTILDTPDQCHSFTIHGLQPHQEYHIRYRAVTKVGVSRASESCKSFTRPASTPGNPVFQDCSPNPTLHWDRPSQIGADVNIIRYSIEYREEPLVNFNKKGGSWEEVKTTDTQCYYRLEGLKPTTVYRVRVSAECGKTGSSAASEEVLVEIETTSVRIAQKLLNDTQLISKGNPSIYKLKLQKEVADKFKQLMKYSFEKPTTKHTMKTIMVLGSTGSGKTTLINGMINYILGVEWGDNFRYKLIQEQKGKSQAESQTPSITAYQLHHQVGFNIDYSLTIIDTPGFGDTRGIGRDQQITEQIREFFTSPQGVDQIDAVCFVAQASLPRLTHTQKYVFHSILSNFGKDIAENIQILVTFADGQPPPVLDALKLAEVPCPKDKTGLPVHFKFNNSAIFAQRPTSGNCGTECRSNDSGVGGENDDNFDAMFWKMGANSMKTFFTALNTMETRSLSLTREVLKERKQLEVAVVGLQKQIRFGLTKLEELRKTRQALNQHLSQLDIYKTYEGIPTFTQIFPEDIIEKTRGAKMTQQNIMESLEQEFAEVENTILALIEQLSGSIRRLEEIALRPNPLSNPAYIDLMIQSEKEEAKPGFMERIETLREVKERAELIQRLANNEKLLPLSLSPINNPLF; the protein is encoded by the exons ATGAGTGAAACCTTCCAACTGGCCACTCTGGGCCGTCCTTTCCAGTTGGGAATGCTGTACGACTGCCGCTCGGACACTCTGATCCCAG GTGTCACCTTGTGGGACTTACAGACACTGCAGAGCAACCTTGATCGTCGTGATAAGCCCAGCACCGAGTTTCACATCATTGCATCAGACTCCATGAAGAAGAAAGCTGCTGCTCTCAATgtgtcagggtcactgaaggTGAGTCTCCTGGGTGGGTTAGTAGAGGTGAAAGGGTCGGCAAAATATCTCAGTGACACAAAGGAATCTAAGCAACAAGCACGAGTTACCCTTCAGTACAAAGCAACAACCAGGTTTGAGCAACTGACAATGAGTCACTTAGGGAGACAGAATATTACCTACCCGGGTGTGTTTGATGAGGGCTCAGCGACCCATGTCATTACAGCAGTGCTCTATGGGGCCCAGGCCTTCTTTGTGTTTGACCAAATGGCTTCATCAGCAGAGAACACACAGGATATTCAGGGTAACATGGGGGCAATGGTTAAACATCTCCCTAAGATTGCGATTCAGGGCGAAGCCTCCGTAAAAATGACAAAAGAACAAAAGTCTCATTCTGAGAAATTTAGCTGCACCTTTTATGGGGATTTCTCACTGAAGAACAATCCCAACACCTTCAAAGATGCCATCAATATCTACGCAACCCTCCCAAACCTCCTCGGCCCAGGTGGAGAGCATTCAGTGCCCATCACAGTCTGGCTCTATCCTCTCAATAAACTCGACTCAAAAGCTGCTCAGCTGGTGAGGGGGATCAGCGTGGGACTGGTCAATCGCTGTCAGAGTGTCATGGAACAGCTCAGTGAGGCCGTGATGAGGTGTAATGACTTGATGAAAGAAAGTGTCGCCGATCAGTTTCCTGAGATCGGGAATAGGATACTGCACTTTCGAGAAATGTGTCTGGAGTACATACTAGTTTTCCAGGGGAATTTGGCGAGGGTTCTGCCATCCATTCGGGGCggcggggaggaggaaggattacTGCAGAATATACTGAAGAACAGGGAACAGTCACCATTCAAACACCAGGCACTGACCACGTGGCTGGATGACAAGGAACGAGAGAGGAAGGTAATGAGACGTTACCTCAGCGTATGTAAAGATGTACCAATTGTGAAATCAATGGGCGAGTTGGATGACAAGTTGATGGATCTAGCAacagattatgttgtctgcttcacATTTACAACATTACATCGGGAGGACTGCTACCTATCAGAGGCAAAcaaccacctccaatctctcacaGCTCAGAACATGCAGGTACCCAATCCTGCTGACAGAGCCTGTGCAACAGGACACAGCGAGCACTGGTTTAACTTACGGTCTGTCTCGCAGAAAATGGACGAGCTATTCCGATCATTCCTGGATTTTGCCACAGCCAATAGAGCAGATGAGAAAGTAAAATTCCTTGTTAGTTCTGTGCAGAATGACAGCAAAGTGGGAGCGTCCATTTACCTGTACGAGGGAGGGTTTCTGGAGAACCAGTGCTTTGAACCCCCGTCACAGCCAGAGATACCGACGGTTAGTGGTACAACGCATGACAGTGTGACGCTGCGGTTACAGCCACCAAGATGTGGTGCCGGTGAGGTTGTGGGCTACAAGGTAGAGTACCAAGTTAGCCAGCAGGAGGAATGGACAATTCTGGACACACCTGATCAATGCCACTCCTTCACAATACATGGGTTACAGCCACACCAGGAGTATCACATCCGATACAGAGCAGTGACCAAGGTAGGGGTCAGCAGGGCTAGTGAGAGCTGCAAGAGCTTCACCCGGCCGGCAAGCACACCTGGTAATCCGGTCTTCCAGGATTGTTCACCCAATCCAACACTGCACTGGGACAGACCAAGTCAGATTGGAGCTGATGTTAATATTATTCGGTACAGCATTGAATATAGAGAAGAACCGTTAGTTAATTTCAACAAGAAAGGTGGATCATGGGAGGAAGTTAAGacaacagacacacaatgctactATCGTTTAGAGGGACTGAAACCCACGACTGTCTACCGAGTCCGAGTGTCTGCTGAGTGCGGAAAAACAGGATCTAGTGCAGCAAGTGAGGAGGTTTTAGTAGAAATAGAAACCACATCAGTCAGAATAGCCCAGAAACTTCTCAACGACACTCAATTAATATCCAAAGGAAACCCTTCTATTTACAAGCTCAAACTACAGAAGGAGGTAGCTGATAAATTCAAACAGCTTATGAAATACTCCTTTGAAAAACCCACCACAAAACACACAATGAAGACAATTATGGTTCTGGGATCAACTGGGTCAGGAAAGACAACCCTCATCAATGGGATGATCAATTACATCTTGGGCGTGGAATGGGGAGACAACTTCAGATACAAGTTAATACAGGAACAGAAAGGAAAGtcccaggctgagagtcagacaCCCTCCATCACTGCCTACCAGCTCCATCATCAGGTAGGATTTAACATCGATTACTCTCTGACCATCATTGACACACCAGGATTCGGAGACACCAGGGGCATCGGGCGGGATCAACAGATCACTGAGCAAATCCGCGAGTTCTTCACTTCCCCACAGGGTGTTGATCAGATCGACGCCGTGTGCTTTGTTGCTCAAGCCTCCCTGCCTCGCCTGACTCACACACAGAAATATGTCTTTCATTCGATTCTTTCTAATTTTGGCAAAGATATTGCAGAGAACATTCAGATCCTGGTGACGTTCGCAGACGGGCAGCCTCCCCCCGTTCTGGATGCCCTGAAATTAGCTGAGGTACCGTGTCCCAAAGACAAAACGGGTCTGCCAGTACACTTCAAGTTTAACAATTCAGCCATTTTTGCCCAGCGTCCAACCTCTGGAAACTGTGGCACCGAGTGCAGATCCAATGACAGCGGAGTAGGGGGAGAGAACGATGATAACTTTGATGCAATGTTTTGGAAGATGGGAGCAAACAGTATGAAGACATTCTTCACAGCTCTGAACACAATGGAAACCAGAAGTTTGAGTTTAACGAGAGAGGTTCTGAAGGAACGTAAGCAGTTAGAAGTTGCAGTGGTGGGATTGCAGAAGCAGATCCGATTTGGTCTCACCAAACTGGAAGAACTAAGGAAAACGCGACAAGCTCTGAACCAACACTTATCCCAGCTGGATATTTATAAAACATATGAAGGAATTCCTACATTTACACAGATTTTTCCGGAAGATATAATCGAGAAGACCCGTGGTGCGAAGATGACCCAGCAGAATATTATGGAATCACTTGAGCAGGAGTTTGCTGAGGTTGAGAACACAATTCTGGCGCTGATTGAACAATTATCGGGCAGCATTAGACGACTTGAAGAAATAGCTCTGAGACCAAACCCATTATCCAACCCAGCTTACATTGACCTCATGATTCAGTCTGAGAAAGAAGAGGCGAAGCCTGGGTTCATGGAGCGAATTGAGACACTGAGGGAAGTAAAGGAACGGGCAGAGTTAATACAAAGGTTAGCAAACAATGAGAAACTGCTACCACTTTCACTCAGCCCCATAAACAATCCATTGTTCTaa